The following coding sequences are from one Geothrix sp. window:
- a CDS encoding helix-turn-helix domain-containing protein has product MPNIASILKSEIMRLARKEIKSEIESLKNASAKQRTEIAALKRHVEQLERQSMRSIKAAARAKGEEFQPSEGKQLRFSPKRFASMRKKLGLSAADLGLLIGVAAQTIYHWEAEKTRPRANQLKAIAEVRGMGKRQIKARLEALQAGIQETTSEA; this is encoded by the coding sequence ATGCCCAACATCGCTTCAATCCTTAAATCCGAAATCATGCGACTCGCCCGCAAAGAAATCAAAAGCGAGATCGAGTCGCTGAAGAATGCCTCCGCCAAGCAGCGCACTGAGATCGCCGCTCTGAAGCGCCATGTCGAGCAGCTTGAACGCCAGTCAATGCGTAGCATCAAGGCCGCTGCGAGGGCCAAAGGCGAGGAGTTCCAGCCCTCCGAGGGGAAGCAACTTCGCTTCAGCCCAAAGCGGTTCGCCTCCATGCGGAAGAAGCTTGGCCTCTCAGCCGCAGACCTGGGACTTCTAATCGGGGTGGCTGCTCAGACCATCTACCACTGGGAGGCTGAGAAGACTCGCCCCCGAGCCAATCAACTGAAGGCGATTGCCGAGGTCCGGGGCATGGGTAAGCGTCAGATCAAGGCGCGTCTTGAGGCGTTGCAGGCCGGAATCCAGGAAACCACGTCTGAGGCCTGA